In Candidatus Fusobacterium pullicola, a genomic segment contains:
- the htpX gene encoding zinc metalloprotease HtpX — MNTLKTFFLMGILTFILLVIGNAIGGHNGVVIALIMAGIMNFISYWFSDKIVLSMYGAQPVDKDTHLYQLVEKLAKTSNLPMPKVYIINEQQPNAFATGRNPKNAAVAVTRGLMELVDDYELSGVIGHELGHVHNRDILISTVAATMAGAIAFLANMAKWAAIFGGSNRDDEDGGSNPIALIGIAIFAPIAAMLVQMAISRTREYKADRFGAKVSGNPQYLANALRKLDMYSKRIPMYNAAPATENMFIVSPLAGSKMANLFSTHPSTEDRIRKLEEMKYE, encoded by the coding sequence TAGGAAATGCTATTGGGGGACATAATGGAGTGGTTATTGCTCTTATTATGGCTGGAATAATGAATTTTATCTCTTATTGGTTCAGTGATAAAATCGTTTTATCTATGTATGGAGCTCAACCTGTAGATAAAGATACTCATCTATATCAGCTTGTAGAAAAATTAGCTAAAACTTCGAATCTTCCTATGCCAAAGGTATATATTATAAATGAGCAACAGCCTAATGCCTTTGCAACTGGAAGAAATCCTAAAAACGCTGCTGTAGCTGTAACTAGAGGACTTATGGAATTAGTTGATGATTATGAGCTATCAGGAGTAATTGGACATGAATTAGGACACGTTCATAATAGAGATATACTAATTAGTACTGTAGCTGCCACAATGGCTGGAGCTATTGCTTTCCTTGCTAATATGGCTAAATGGGCTGCTATATTTGGAGGAAGCAATAGAGATGACGAAGATGGAGGAAGTAATCCTATTGCTCTAATAGGTATTGCTATATTTGCTCCAATAGCTGCTATGTTAGTACAAATGGCTATCTCTAGAACTAGAGAGTACAAGGCTGATAGATTTGGAGCAAAGGTTAGTGGAAATCCTCAATATCTTGCTAATGCTTTGAGAAAATTAGATATGTACAGTAAAAGAATTCCCATGTATAATGCTGCTCCAGCTACAGAGAATATGTTTATTGTAAGTCCTCTTGCTGGAAGTAAGATGGCTAATTTATTCAGTACGCATCCATCTACTGAAGATAGAATTAGAAAATT